One window of the Cryptococcus gattii WM276 chromosome E, complete sequence genome contains the following:
- a CDS encoding uncharacterized protein (Similar to TIGR gene model, INSD accession AAW43432.1), which translates to MGTLGEGMGRRGGGLTGRRSGRELDRGEGLGVGEEDMMRETSASFASVAGPMRCLGEKRERRSAVDLRHHSILRSSWEQFRD; encoded by the exons ATGGGGACGTTGGGAGAAGGTATGGGGCGTCGGGGTGGAGGGTTGACGGGGCGACGATCAGGGCGGGAATTAGATAGAGGGGAAGGCTTGGGAGTCGGTGAAGAGGACATGATGAGG GAGACTTCTGCGTCGTTCGCATCCGTCGCTGGACCGATGAGGTGTCTgggagagaaaagagaaaggcGGAGTGCGGTTGATCTCCGTCACCATAGTATCCTCCGTTCGTCTTGGGAGCAATTCCGCGACTAG
- a CDS encoding Hypothetical Protein (Similar to TIGR gene model, INSD accession AAW43435.1): MSNPVQVTPRKRKAGTIINNAAEPATACTPRTARTSKNSMLANPAPVPFPTPPATRHRALDLATRPALAPVAVETAKSEVSNLPPHLETLLGIQKAFNLALSLYIATHHPVLPPHPPTATSVKLPNLTNYLAIKETVERTCGRRFGAQELGRLAWVWSWDGKPLMDENSMSEKSKETGKKAMLDEDNPFFVPSSPALGSGEVSGMSYLITSTRTLDPSNGRRVYTHGVGIELELRKGETRQLLSNSDGGLGNRGQGGGTGAIGRWNANGETREDEFRGKLEKWVKLHGGNQPPEATALPTPTTSETSTRSTIPPIPILPLPQLPSNSALPSTNLMAKFTSPSSGSMTMTPKKNHLPPAFSSPKTAGLSDPFEIGEPESNGQIKGKIVRNGSVEERRKAMMERIKARSGANKAVLATLGSAAGGFKRPGVNLSALSAVGQQEELKRRSTLSRLEGVAESVWMMFSAPSPGPSTLPTPPRGRRKAIPMSEVAEIIVKSSKTPISTAEAQTSLQMLTELCPFFLTNKTIGRQEWLEMPMTALSAAPPSPTTSTLTSSPSSSTTLVARQTPSSPSTPSRLKAELAGPASPGRVRRQGGLREVRERIRRELGE; encoded by the exons ATGTCCAATCCTGTACAGGTAACTCCAAGGAAGCGAAAGGCTGGTACTATTATCAATAATGCTGCAGAGCCCGCTACTGCATGTACGCCCAGAACGGCTAGAACTTCGAAGAACTCAAT GCTTGCGAATCCCGCACCGGTACCATTTCCTACACCCCCTGCTACTCGACATCGAGCACTTGATCTTGCAACACGACCAGCGCTCGCTCCCGTCGCAGTGGAAACCGCTAAATCAGAAGTTTCCAATCTTCCCCCTCACCTAGAAACTTTACTCGGTATCCAGAAAGCTTTCAACCTTGCCCTCTCCCTTTACATTGCTACACACCATCCcgttcttcctccacaCCCTCCCACAGCTACCAGCGTCAAACTGCCTAATCTCACTAATTATCTAGCGATCAAGGAGACGGTCGAGCGTACTTGTGGCAGGAGGTTTGGAGCTCAAGAACTTGGAAGACTGGCTTGGGTATGGTCGTGGGATGGAAAACCCCTCATGGATGAAAATTCCATGTCTGAAAAGAGCAAGGAAACAGGAAAGAAGGCAATGCTCGACGAGGACAACCCTTTCTTTGTCCCATCATCTCCTGCCCTAGGCTCTGGTGAAGTTTCAGGCATGAGCTATCTGATCACCTCCACGAGAACCCTCGACCCTTCCAATGGAAGACGCGTGTATACTCATGGCGTCGGAATTGAGCTCGAACTGAGGAAAGGTGAGACGAGACAGTTGTTATCAAATTCCGATGGCGGATTGGGTAACAGGGGTCAAGGTGGAGGAACTGGCGCGATCGGTAGATGGAATGCCAATGGAGAGACTAGAGAAGACGAGTTTAGAGGAAAACTagaaaaatgggtaaaGCTGCATGGTGGCAACCAA CCGCCTGAAGCAACTGCCCTTCCTACGCCTACTACATCTGAAACATCTACTCGATCTACTATTCCTCCCATCCCGATACTTCCGCTTCCCCAGCTCCCTTCCAACTCTGCGTTGCCATCTACTAATCTAATGGCCAAGTTTacatctccttcctccgGCTCCATGACCATGACGCCCAAAAAGAACCATCTTCCGCCTGCTTTTAGCTCGCCTAAGACAGCTGGTCTGTCTGACCCTTTTGAGATTGGAGAGCCCGAAAGTAATGGCCAAATTAAGGGTAAAATTGTGAGAAATGGTTCAgtggaagaaaggaggAAGGCTATGATGGAAAGGATCAAGGCAAGGTCAGGAGCGAATAAGGCTGTCTTGGCTACGTTGGGTTCTGCAGCTGGTGGCTTCAAGAGACCAGGTGTCAACCTTTCCGCACTGTCTGCAGTAGGCCAGCAGGAGGAACTGAAGCGAAGGAGTACGCTGAGTCGACTAGAAGGTGTCGCGGAATCTGTCTGGAT GATGTTTTCCGCACCTTCTCCTGGACCAAGTACTCTACCAACCCCTCCTCGAGGTCGAAGGAAAGCTATTCCTATGTCTGAAGTGGCCGAGATTATCGTCAAAAGCTCCAAAACTCCCATATCGACAGCTGAAGCCCAGACGTCTCTCCAAATGCTTACCGAGCTCTGCCCGTTCTTCCTTACTAACAAGACTATTGGGCGACAAGAGTGGCTTGAGATGCCAATGACTGCTCTTTCTGCGGCCCCACCGTCTCCAACCACGTCCACCCTAacctcttccccttcctctAGCACGACTTTGGTTGCTCGTCAAACGCCAAGCTCACCCTCAACCCCTAGTCGGTTGAAAGCAGAACTGGCTGGCCCCGCAAGCCCTGGTCGAGTCAGAAGACAGGGGGGTTTAAGGGAAGTAAGAGAAAGAATTCGTCGCGAGCTGGGAGAGTGA
- a CDS encoding uncharacterized protein (Similar to TIGR gene model, INSD accession AAW43431.1) yields MYGQQNNYGAAPPQQWGQAPPQGYQPGYQNGPPAVDYGAYPSQQQQWGAPPGPPQHQPYGAPPVNQYGAPQGYGGHSPQPPFGAPSPAPGGYGAPPAGPPQGQYGAPSPYPQQPPQQGFGGPPQGYGGQPQGQGPMMYLGVPIPAPPPAVPVSTLAGYDARFDAERIRKATKGFGTDERTIIDTLSPLDAFQMDVLSRTYEQTVGRSLKTTLEKELSSWLEYTLVLLSLGPLGGDVYLLHRACNGMGTHEDLLSEVLLNRTNQEIFLLKEAYKRTYNKDLVQIVQGELSMKTERMFNMALSGQRDESPYLNHQLVQQDVETLYRAGPGKIGTDEIAICGILISRSKEHLKAIAQAFPARHRVSLSQMIHSEFSGHMRDALFFIARGVEADGDGVVRDCELLNDAMAGMGTKDERMIYRLVRNHWNRPRFNAIKNQYQVLYRNSLRRAVEGETTGKYEKALVGIIEQN; encoded by the exons ATGTACGGTCAACAGAACAACTACGGCGCTGCTCCTCCCCAACAATGGGGACAAGCGCCTCCCCAAGGCTACCAACCAGGCTATCAGAACGGTCCTCCAGCTGTCGATTACGGCGCGTATCCATCTCAGCAACAACAATGGGGCGCGCCTCCTGGTCCTCCCCAGCATCAACCTTACGGTGCCCCTCCTGTCAACCAGTACGGTGCTCCGCAGGGGTACGGTGGCCACTCACCTCAGCCGCCTTTTGGTGCGCCCTCTCCAGCTCCAGGTGGATATGGCGCTCCTCCTGCTGGTCCTCCTCAAGGGCAATACGGTGCACCTTCCCCTTATCCCCAACAACCACCACAGCAGGGATTTGGAGGTCCTCCACAAGGCTACGGCGGCCAGCCCCAGGGCCAGGGTCCGATGATGTATTTGGGTGTACCCATCCCTGCGCCGCCGCCTGCTGTGCCTGTGAGCACTTTGGCTGGGTACGATGCTCGATTTGATGCAGAGAGGATCAGGAAGGCTACCAAG GGCTTTGGTACAGACGAAAGGACGATTATTGACACGCTGTCTCCCTTGGATGCATTCCAAATGGATGTATTGTCAAGGACATACGAGCAGACTGTTGGTAGATCTCTCAAGACCACGTTGGAAAAAGAGCTTTCAAGCTG GCTCGAGTACACCCTTGTTCTCCTCTCGCTTGGTCCTCTTGGGGGAGACGTCtaccttcttcatcgaGCGTGCAATGGCATGGGCACCCATGAAGACTTGCTCAGCGAAGTTCTTCTTAATAGGACAAACCAAGAGATTTTCCTCCTTAAGGAAGCGTACAAAAGAACGTATAACAAGGACTTGGTCCAAATCGTTCAGGGAGAGCTGTCTATGAAAACAGAGAG GATGTTCAACATGGCCTTATCGGGGCAAAGGGACGAATCACCGTACCTCAATCACCAACTTGTCCAGCAAGACGTGGAAACTCTGTACCGAGCTGGACCAGGCAAGATCGGCACC GATGAAATTGCTATTTGCGGCATTTTAATTTCCCGATCCAAAGAGCATCTAAAAGCTATAGCTCAAGCATTCCCTGCTCGTCACCGAGTTTCTCTTTCTCAAAT GATCCATTCGGAATTCTCTGGCCACATGCGGGATgctctcttcttcattgCTCGCGGTGTCGAAGCGGATGGCGACGGTGTCGTTCGTGATTGCGAATTACTCAATGATGCAATGGCCGGTATGGGTACCAAGGATGAACGAAT GATTTACCGTCTTGTCCGCAATCACTGGAACCGTCCTCGTTTCAATGCCATCAAGAACCAATACCAGGTACTGTATCGCAATTCGCTTAGAAGGGCTGTGGAGGGTGAGACCACAGGAAAGTACGAGAAGGCGTTGGTGGGGATCATTGAACAAAACTAA